AGCACCTTCGGTAACGGGCCCGGATGCCTGACCGTAGACCGAAGAAGAAGACGAGAAGATGAAGCGACGGACCGACTTGCCGACTATCAGCTCGAGCAATCTTTGTGTGGCACGAAGGTTTCTGCTGAGGTAGATATCGAAGGAGTGCGACCAACTGGAGCGCACCCCCGGCTGTCCCGCCAGATGAAAGACAAAATCGATGCGGGGTGGAAGATCTTGCCCGGACAGGTCGTTGATATCCTCTTCCAGAAGGGAAAATAAATCCCAACGGAGTAAGGAATCTAGGTTCTCGTGCTTTGTTTCCGTGGAGTAATAGTCATTGATATTGTCGATGCCTAAGACTCGATATCCCCGTGTAAGCAGAGCTTCGGCCACGTGGGACCCAATGAATCCCGCCGCGCCAGTCACGAGGCACACCTGAGGTTCGGAAATTCTGCGGACTGTGTCCGAGCTCCTCATCGCATTCGAAGGCATGAATATCTTTTCTCGATTCATTTCCAAATTCACAACCGGTGTTTTGTTCTATCGCTCTAAATCGCATCAATCGTAGCTATGCTTACGAGCTTTCTCGTTGCCGCTCCAATAACTATTGAGACTTAGCGTCTGTGCCATCGCGAAGCGGTGAAGTCCCTCAAGAAGGACGCGTTCGTCGTCCGACAAATTGGGATGCCAGATGTCGACAATAAGTACCCTACGCAGCTCATCGGTATGGTTCCAGGCCTCGTGCGGGTAGCTGTCATCAAAGACCAGGCACTTTCCCTCTTGCCATCGGCGGGTCTCGCCGCCTACTTTGATCGCACAGTCACCTTGCGGCACCTGGATCCCAAGATGGCAACGCAGTCTCATGTTGGTTGGTCCCCGGTGAGGCTGAATCACTGTATGGGGGCTCATCTTGGAGAGATACATCAAACCCGCCAGTGTTCTGACCGTGTTGTGCCCTTCGATAATCCGGCTGATGGCCGGGCACATCGCCGTATTCCCCTGGTTCTTCCGGCCCCGCTCATAGAGCATGAAGACATCCCACGAACCTGTTCGCTTGATGCTCTTCTCGTGCTCCTGGTGATATGAATGATCGCCGAGAGCCAGTACCTCGGCGCGGATCTCTTCGAAGTTAGCTTCGAGCGCTGCCACGATCGCGAAGGATTGCGGGTCAAAAAACGGCTGTGAGGGCAGGTCGGGAAAGTGAAACATCTTTGCGTCCGGGGGATGGTTCGCGAACAGGCTGAGATATCGCTCGAAGCGCCGGGACAGGACGAAAGTGGAAGTAGTCTCAGTGCCCTGATTCGCGACTGGTTGCGGGACGGGAGCTGCTTCCGCCTTCTTCTCTTGCGACCCTGCCGGAGTCTCGGAGGCCTGGGGTTTTGCGCCTTCAAATCTACGGGTTAAGTCGGCGAAACGGCGATTGAGGACTGCGGTAAAAGGACGTCGTCCCTCGGAAGCCAGTCGATCCAGTGCGCACGCAAGCCACAACCACTCTCGATAGCTGAGTCTCTTGTCCCAGGCAAAGCCTGTCGCAAGTAGCTGTAGCTTCGCGGTGGAACAGAGTTGCACCGTCTCTGGTAGATCGCCCATCTGAAGCGCAAGGTAGGCTCGCCAGAGGGTTGGCTCGGCCCATACCGGGCAAGTGAACGATGACTCAATAAATCGTTCCGGGGCCTGATTGCGGTCGCCCGCAAGCATGGCTTCCAGTCCACGTAAGTAAGAGTCTCGGGCCTGTCGCTCCTGATCTCGAGAGGGGATCTCGGTCCTTTCTGGCAGAAATCCGGGTCGAAGCGAGTCGGATTCCAAGTGCGCGGCCAACCCTGCCAGGTGGTGCAGAAAAACTCCCGGCCCTGCGTTCGGGCCCTGCGCTTGCTCGGCCTCATTGGCCATGTGAATCAACAGAAGGGCGTCACGATCCTGCGGGTTAAGTGTCTCCAGCAGAACGCCGGAATCGGAACGCACCTCAAGCTCATCCGCTCGGTTGTTGGTATTCGCTGCACGATCCAGGGCTGCGAAGAGCCTCTGCCGCGGCAGTGTGCAAAACAAAAAGGCCGCCCGTTCTGCCGCAATGCCCGCAAAGCAACGCACCATTTCGCGGTCGGAGAATGGGATGAGCTGTCTCTTGTAGACATCGGTCGAATAGATACTGTGAAGCGCCCCGCCATTCTGGATCCAGACCGGACAACCCCAGCGCGCCAGTATCTGCCTCGTCTGAAGCAGGTGCTGGCATAGCGAATGAGCGTTCGCGTGTCCGAACGTGTCCGCGCCCAGCTTCTCAAGAAAAGTCTTGACCTGCTGATGTTCGGGGGCCGAATCGATCGTTCCCTGTATAACGGAGGGCGCTACGGGCATGAAAAGTGTCGCAGACATGGGTCCTCACCGAGTCAAGAATGAAGCTTGATCGAAAGGCAGATGAAGAATTCAAGGGAGCCCAGAATCTATGGTTCAATTCGTAACGCGAAGACACTCTTGAAGAAAATGGCCTAAGGCAAATCTCAAAAGGGCGCATTGCTTCAGGCCGTCCTTCAAACAACAGCGGGTTAGAGATCGCTTCCGGTCTCGATTGAAGCGGAGCGACCAGGAAACCTGCGCCGAGTTTAGGCTGCAAGACTAAGGCATTCTTTGCGAATGTCAAGTTTTTAAGTTTTATGGTGCGAATATAGTGCGTTTTTCCATCTAGCTTGCGCTGCCCGAACGAGGCCACAAAGAAATTCTCTGCGATGCAGATATTTAATGAGCAGTATTATTCTTCGCAGGGTTTGTATTCCACTGGAAATCGTGCTAGCCTCCGTTGGAGTTTCTGAGGACCTCCCCTGCAGGCTCCTGTGATCTATGAGAACGGCCGCTCGATGTCCCTGCCGTTTGTGCCGCTGGATCATGACCGC
This Granulicella aggregans DNA region includes the following protein-coding sequences:
- a CDS encoding aspartyl/asparaginyl beta-hydroxylase domain-containing protein, whose product is MSATLFMPVAPSVIQGTIDSAPEHQQVKTFLEKLGADTFGHANAHSLCQHLLQTRQILARWGCPVWIQNGGALHSIYSTDVYKRQLIPFSDREMVRCFAGIAAERAAFLFCTLPRQRLFAALDRAANTNNRADELEVRSDSGVLLETLNPQDRDALLLIHMANEAEQAQGPNAGPGVFLHHLAGLAAHLESDSLRPGFLPERTEIPSRDQERQARDSYLRGLEAMLAGDRNQAPERFIESSFTCPVWAEPTLWRAYLALQMGDLPETVQLCSTAKLQLLATGFAWDKRLSYREWLWLACALDRLASEGRRPFTAVLNRRFADLTRRFEGAKPQASETPAGSQEKKAEAAPVPQPVANQGTETTSTFVLSRRFERYLSLFANHPPDAKMFHFPDLPSQPFFDPQSFAIVAALEANFEEIRAEVLALGDHSYHQEHEKSIKRTGSWDVFMLYERGRKNQGNTAMCPAISRIIEGHNTVRTLAGLMYLSKMSPHTVIQPHRGPTNMRLRCHLGIQVPQGDCAIKVGGETRRWQEGKCLVFDDSYPHEAWNHTDELRRVLIVDIWHPNLSDDERVLLEGLHRFAMAQTLSLNSYWSGNEKARKHSYD